In Myxococcus stipitatus, a single window of DNA contains:
- the ychF gene encoding redox-regulated ATPase YchF, translated as MGLSIGIVGLPNVGKSTLFNALSAEGARAQAANYPFCTIEPNVGVVPVPDDRLDKLSELIKPLKKVPTSLEFVDIAGLVRGASKGEGLGNQFLGNIRQVNAVLHVLRCFEDDNVTHVEGGVNPVRDRDVVDTELCLKDLETVEKRRERTQKNTKMAGKAGDEAKAELAVLDRVKAGLDSGVTVRAQKLTEEEQAVIRDLFLLTDKPVLYVANISEGEIGKEDANKHVAAVKEMAAKEGSEVVVLAAALESEIQQLPESERPGFLESAGLTEPGLHKVVRAGYKLLGLWTYFTVGEQECRAWTIHKGYKAPQAAGVIHSDFERGFIKAEVMRWEDLVKLGSEAAVKEKGLLRMEGKEYAVQDGDCMHFRFNV; from the coding sequence ATGGGTCTTTCCATCGGCATCGTCGGGCTGCCCAACGTGGGCAAGTCCACCCTGTTCAACGCGCTGTCGGCCGAGGGCGCTCGCGCGCAGGCCGCCAACTACCCCTTCTGCACCATCGAGCCCAACGTGGGCGTGGTGCCCGTGCCGGATGACCGCCTGGACAAGCTGTCCGAGCTCATCAAGCCGCTGAAGAAGGTCCCCACGTCGCTGGAGTTCGTGGACATCGCGGGCCTGGTGCGCGGCGCCTCCAAGGGCGAGGGCCTGGGCAACCAGTTCCTGGGCAACATCCGCCAGGTGAACGCGGTGCTGCACGTGCTGCGCTGCTTCGAGGACGACAACGTCACCCACGTCGAGGGCGGGGTGAATCCGGTGAGGGACCGGGACGTGGTCGACACGGAGCTGTGCCTGAAGGACCTGGAGACGGTGGAGAAGCGCCGCGAGCGCACGCAGAAGAACACCAAGATGGCCGGCAAGGCGGGCGACGAGGCCAAGGCCGAGCTGGCGGTGCTGGACCGCGTGAAGGCGGGGCTGGACTCGGGCGTGACGGTGCGCGCGCAGAAGCTGACCGAGGAGGAGCAGGCCGTCATCCGCGACCTCTTCCTGCTGACGGACAAGCCCGTGCTGTACGTGGCGAACATCAGCGAGGGCGAGATTGGCAAGGAGGACGCCAACAAGCACGTCGCGGCGGTGAAGGAGATGGCCGCGAAGGAGGGCTCGGAGGTGGTGGTGCTCGCGGCGGCGCTGGAGTCGGAAATCCAGCAGCTCCCGGAGAGCGAGCGCCCGGGCTTCCTGGAGAGCGCGGGGCTGACGGAGCCGGGTCTGCACAAGGTGGTGCGGGCGGGCTACAAGCTGCTGGGCCTGTGGACGTACTTCACCGTGGGCGAGCAGGAGTGCCGCGCGTGGACCATCCACAAGGGCTACAAGGCGCCGCAGGCGGCGGGCGTCATCCACTCGGACTTCGAGCGCGGCTTCATCAAGGCCGAGGTGATGCGCTGGGAGGACCTGGTGAAGCTGGGCAGTGAGGCCGCGGTGAAGGAGAAGGGCCTGCTGCGGATGGAGGGCAAGGAGTACGCCGTGCAGGACGGCGACTGCATGCACTTCCGCTTCAACGTCTGA
- a CDS encoding ATP synthase F0 subunit C, which produces MTNLALAFLAAGLGAGLSIIGAALGIGKLAAAAMDATGRQPAAGGDIRTSMIIAAALIEGATLFALVVCVLLATKAA; this is translated from the coding sequence ATGACCAACCTCGCTCTTGCCTTCCTCGCTGCCGGCCTTGGCGCCGGTCTGTCCATCATCGGCGCCGCCCTCGGCATCGGCAAGCTGGCCGCCGCCGCCATGGACGCCACGGGCCGTCAGCCGGCCGCCGGCGGCGACATCCGCACCTCCATGATCATCGCCGCGGCGCTCATCGAAGGCGCCACGCTGTTCGCGCTGGTCGTCTGCGTTCTGCTGGCCACCAAGGCCGCCTGA
- a CDS encoding class I SAM-dependent methyltransferase, which translates to MQVDFGRTSSDYTQHRAGFPDAFFDRLSREGFLRPGLRALDVGTGTGTVARGLAQRGCAVTALDVSAPMLDAGRKLATDAGLNIDFREAPAEETGLPAGAFDLLTAGQCWHWFHRSAAAREAMRLLVPGGRIVIAHFDWICLRGNVAQATEELMSEFNPNPPAYEHFANGVGIYTQWLRDISDVGFTHLETCSFDVPVFYTPTAWKGRCRASAKVGASLPPAKVERFDAALARLLDERFPGDVLDIPHRVFILTATRP; encoded by the coding sequence ATGCAGGTGGACTTCGGACGCACGTCCTCCGACTACACACAGCACCGCGCCGGTTTCCCCGACGCCTTCTTCGACCGCCTCTCACGCGAGGGCTTCCTGCGCCCCGGCCTGCGCGCCCTGGACGTCGGCACCGGGACGGGAACCGTGGCCCGAGGGCTCGCCCAGCGTGGCTGCGCGGTCACCGCGCTCGACGTGTCCGCGCCCATGCTCGACGCGGGACGCAAGCTCGCCACGGACGCGGGGCTGAACATCGACTTCCGGGAAGCCCCCGCCGAGGAGACGGGCCTGCCCGCGGGCGCCTTCGACCTCCTCACCGCGGGGCAGTGCTGGCACTGGTTCCACCGTTCCGCCGCCGCCCGCGAGGCGATGCGCCTGCTCGTCCCCGGGGGGCGCATCGTCATCGCTCACTTCGACTGGATCTGCCTGCGGGGCAACGTCGCGCAGGCGACCGAGGAGCTCATGAGCGAGTTCAATCCCAACCCGCCCGCCTACGAGCACTTCGCCAACGGCGTCGGCATCTACACGCAGTGGCTGCGCGACATCTCCGACGTGGGTTTCACCCACCTGGAGACGTGCTCGTTCGACGTGCCCGTCTTCTACACCCCCACCGCCTGGAAGGGCCGTTGTCGCGCCAGCGCCAAGGTGGGCGCCTCGCTGCCTCCCGCGAAGGTGGAGCGCTTCGACGCCGCGCTCGCCCGCCTCCTCGACGAGCGCTTCCCGGGCGACGTCCTCGACATCCCCCACCGCGTCTTCATCCTCACCGCGACGCGGCCCTGA
- a CDS encoding AtpZ/AtpI family protein, producing MDVKEPREKAGSDGSELGQTARHMRAAEPYVSAVWKLVGGAVVGVLGGYWLDKKLGTQPWLMLVLSLVGICVGFYGFLREMARLGKRK from the coding sequence ATGGATGTGAAGGAGCCTCGGGAGAAGGCGGGTTCGGACGGCAGTGAGCTGGGGCAGACGGCCCGGCACATGCGGGCGGCGGAGCCGTACGTCTCGGCGGTCTGGAAGCTGGTGGGCGGGGCGGTGGTGGGGGTCCTGGGCGGCTACTGGCTGGACAAGAAGCTGGGGACGCAACCCTGGTTGATGCTGGTGCTGAGTCTGGTGGGTATCTGCGTGGGCTTCTACGGGTTCCTCCGGGAGATGGCTCGGCTGGGGAAGCGGAAGTGA
- the agmC gene encoding adventurous gliding motility protein AgmC, with protein sequence MRLASFCSLLLCLVTTPAMAELDSLGFGDGHSGALNVTTQRRVINAAVPFATGILSGGTLLMVESTESFSKGDLVLVHQSAGFDPGTPSGGTGRTSPAGVGRWEFGRVARVVTGSPTEIHLTSPLAYSYKAAGAQVVRVPEYTTVNIASGMSLVAPAWNGRCGGIVAFLATGAVTNNGTISADGAGFRGGAFVNHASTMGCTGNDVESSAGGALKGEGVVVERYGTASGAGNLVNAGGGGNCHGSGGGGGGHRGVGGLGGRSTPSDTSRQVGGLGGVVMEYSLIDAALFGGGGGSGEGDDDQGSGGAAGGGLVLVRAASMSGSGRISANGLSASAAPGEDASGGGGAGGSVIARVAGALQCGAMQANGGHGGDVVVEASPYGPGGGGGGGYLLAQGTSLSCPTSITPGSAGNVTTADAGTYGPTYGATAGGSGDEKSHLVPYATPSRPTITSPSEGATGVPARPLLEGTADPGLRVILYVDGAEFIQLSAGADRKFAITVPSPGLSDGEHKVTARAEGLGAYSLPAQEVTFTVGAAPALVQPIIVVPEAGEVVGPTPLIAGVAPEAATVGIYLDDREEVIVEADTLGRFRYQVPEDAPLLPGPHRVNAHAHSADGETGPSTPNTIFETIEAPTPPDAGVPDAGGVDSGTPDAGGEDSGTPDAGGSDGGTQPSSPEAPVLVVPAEGEVVDPTPLFAGATRPGASVGLEVDGVRVATVVADATGAFRYVPSSDAALAEGEHAVSAYTLVTNEPGPRSPDTAFRVRGPTNLDVGCGGCGASPAGMAGAWALLVGWATLTRRRRR encoded by the coding sequence ATGCGTCTCGCGTCCTTCTGCTCGCTCCTGTTGTGCCTGGTGACGACTCCCGCGATGGCGGAGCTCGACTCCCTGGGATTCGGTGATGGCCACTCCGGTGCCCTCAACGTCACGACCCAGCGTCGCGTCATCAACGCCGCCGTGCCGTTCGCGACGGGAATCCTGTCCGGCGGCACGCTGCTCATGGTCGAGAGCACGGAGAGCTTCTCGAAGGGGGACCTGGTGTTGGTCCACCAGAGCGCGGGCTTCGACCCCGGCACGCCCTCTGGAGGCACGGGGCGCACGAGCCCGGCCGGGGTGGGGCGCTGGGAGTTCGGACGCGTGGCGCGGGTGGTGACGGGCAGCCCGACGGAAATCCATCTCACGTCGCCGCTCGCGTACTCGTACAAGGCCGCGGGCGCCCAGGTGGTCCGCGTGCCCGAGTACACCACCGTCAACATCGCCTCCGGGATGTCCCTCGTCGCCCCCGCCTGGAACGGGCGCTGTGGTGGCATCGTGGCCTTCCTCGCCACGGGCGCGGTGACGAACAACGGCACCATCTCCGCAGACGGGGCGGGCTTCCGGGGCGGAGCCTTCGTCAACCACGCGTCCACCATGGGCTGCACGGGCAACGACGTGGAGTCTTCCGCGGGAGGCGCGCTCAAGGGCGAGGGCGTGGTGGTGGAGCGCTACGGCACGGCGTCCGGGGCGGGCAACCTCGTCAACGCGGGAGGCGGCGGCAACTGCCACGGTTCGGGAGGCGGGGGCGGTGGACACCGGGGCGTCGGCGGCCTCGGCGGTCGCTCCACGCCCAGCGACACCTCCCGCCAGGTGGGCGGGCTGGGCGGCGTGGTGATGGAGTACTCGCTCATCGACGCGGCCCTCTTCGGCGGTGGAGGGGGCTCCGGCGAGGGCGATGACGACCAGGGCTCGGGTGGCGCCGCGGGCGGAGGCCTGGTGCTCGTGCGCGCGGCCTCGATGTCGGGCAGCGGCCGCATCAGCGCCAACGGCCTGTCCGCCTCCGCCGCGCCGGGAGAGGACGCCTCCGGTGGGGGTGGCGCGGGGGGCTCGGTCATCGCGCGCGTCGCGGGCGCGCTCCAGTGTGGCGCCATGCAGGCCAATGGAGGCCATGGCGGTGACGTGGTGGTGGAGGCCTCGCCGTATGGACCGGGAGGCGGCGGGGGTGGCGGATACCTGCTGGCGCAGGGCACCTCGCTGTCGTGTCCGACCAGCATCACGCCGGGGAGCGCGGGCAACGTGACGACGGCGGACGCGGGCACCTACGGGCCCACCTATGGCGCCACGGCGGGCGGCTCCGGCGACGAGAAGTCCCACCTGGTGCCCTACGCGACACCCTCGCGGCCCACCATCACCTCGCCCTCCGAGGGTGCGACGGGCGTGCCCGCGCGTCCCCTCCTCGAGGGCACCGCGGACCCGGGCCTGCGCGTCATCCTCTACGTGGATGGCGCCGAATTCATCCAGCTCTCCGCGGGCGCGGACCGGAAGTTCGCCATCACGGTGCCCTCGCCGGGGCTCTCGGATGGCGAGCACAAGGTGACGGCGCGCGCGGAGGGGCTCGGGGCCTACAGCCTCCCGGCGCAGGAGGTGACCTTCACCGTGGGCGCCGCTCCCGCGCTCGTGCAGCCCATCATCGTCGTCCCCGAGGCGGGTGAGGTGGTGGGGCCGACGCCGCTCATCGCGGGCGTGGCGCCCGAGGCGGCCACGGTGGGCATCTACCTCGACGACCGGGAGGAGGTCATCGTCGAGGCCGACACGCTCGGACGCTTCCGCTACCAGGTCCCCGAGGATGCACCGCTGCTCCCGGGCCCCCACCGCGTCAACGCGCACGCGCACAGCGCCGACGGCGAGACCGGGCCGTCCACGCCGAACACCATCTTCGAGACCATCGAGGCGCCCACCCCGCCTGACGCGGGTGTGCCGGACGCGGGCGGCGTGGATTCGGGGACACCGGACGCGGGCGGCGAGGACTCGGGGACGCCGGACGCGGGGGGCTCGGATGGTGGGACGCAGCCCTCCTCTCCCGAGGCGCCGGTGCTCGTGGTGCCCGCCGAGGGCGAGGTGGTGGACCCGACGCCGCTGTTCGCTGGCGCGACGCGGCCCGGGGCGTCGGTGGGGCTGGAGGTGGATGGCGTCCGCGTGGCCACGGTGGTCGCGGATGCGACGGGCGCGTTCCGCTACGTGCCTTCTTCGGACGCGGCGCTGGCCGAGGGCGAGCACGCCGTCTCGGCGTATACGCTCGTCACGAACGAGCCCGGCCCCCGCTCGCCGGACACCGCCTTCCGGGTGCGTGGGCCCACCAACCTCGACGTGGGCTGCGGCGGCTGCGGCGCCTCGCCGGCGGGCATGGCGGGGGCGTGGGCGCTGCTGGTCGGTTGGGCGACGCTGACGCGGCGTCGCCGCCGCTAG
- a CDS encoding cytochrome c oxidase assembly factor Coa1 family protein → MPPHHRDSPWQSWMVAAALVVGGLGCFAAGVAWVSRSLFQDMEQELRRADVHRLVLRTAEASPLATDRLGAPLTSSFLTLRAHDPLTRGGRVDFDLTVQGPRGRGVLQAQVTYTPEAWTLRRLVLDPDEGAPVELPASGSTPVPPQD, encoded by the coding sequence ATGCCCCCGCATCACCGCGATAGCCCCTGGCAGAGCTGGATGGTGGCCGCCGCGCTCGTCGTGGGCGGGCTCGGCTGCTTCGCCGCCGGAGTCGCCTGGGTCTCCCGCTCGCTCTTCCAGGACATGGAGCAGGAGCTGCGCCGGGCGGACGTCCACCGCCTCGTCCTGCGCACCGCCGAAGCCTCGCCGCTCGCCACCGACCGGCTCGGCGCGCCCCTGACGAGCAGCTTCCTCACCCTGAGGGCCCACGACCCGCTCACCCGGGGTGGGCGCGTGGACTTCGACCTCACGGTGCAGGGGCCCCGGGGGCGCGGCGTGCTCCAGGCGCAGGTGACCTACACCCCGGAGGCGTGGACACTGCGCCGCCTGGTGCTCGATCCGGACGAGGGCGCCCCGGTGGAGCTGCCCGCCAGCGGCAGCACGCCCGTCCCGCCCCAGGACTGA
- a CDS encoding YbhB/YbcL family Raf kinase inhibitor-like protein, with product MPKPLSLTSPRFKNGELIPIAYTGEGEDISPPLHWENPPAGTKSLALIVEDPDAPDPKKPQRVYCHQILYNIPPGTQTLPEAAEPNVLPPGTRQGLNDFGNMGYGGPMPPIGRHRYFFRLYALDLVLPDLGRPTRADLLRAMDGHILGQAELLGLYEKTHHRGAPPGPSA from the coding sequence ATGCCCAAGCCGCTGTCGCTGACGTCCCCTCGCTTCAAGAACGGGGAGCTCATCCCCATCGCCTACACGGGCGAAGGGGAGGACATCTCCCCGCCCCTGCACTGGGAGAACCCGCCCGCGGGCACCAAGAGCCTGGCGCTCATCGTCGAGGACCCGGACGCCCCGGACCCGAAGAAGCCCCAGCGCGTCTACTGCCATCAGATTCTCTACAACATCCCCCCGGGCACCCAGACGCTGCCGGAGGCGGCCGAACCCAACGTCCTGCCCCCCGGGACGCGGCAGGGGCTCAACGACTTCGGGAACATGGGCTACGGCGGTCCCATGCCCCCCATCGGGCGGCACCGCTACTTCTTCCGCCTGTACGCGCTGGACCTCGTGCTGCCGGACCTGGGGCGTCCCACCCGGGCGGACCTGCTCCGGGCCATGGATGGACACATCCTCGGCCAGGCGGAGCTGCTCGGCCTCTACGAGAAGACCCACCACCGGGGAGCCCCTCCCGGCCCCTCCGCGTGA
- the atpF gene encoding F0F1 ATP synthase subunit B has translation MFLPSVLAASSLVSVQPGLIFWTLITFVIVFFVLRSKAWGPILQLVEEREKQISAAIESAKRERAEAEKLLADQKTAIAEARRQAAEETRRNQQEMEKFREELMAKSRKEAEELKLGARREIDEQKAKAIAEVRAMAVDLAMEVAGKLVNERMDDSKHRALAEQFVQGLPLTGNAGVRRSA, from the coding sequence ATGTTCCTGCCCTCCGTCCTCGCCGCCAGCAGCCTCGTGAGCGTCCAGCCGGGCCTCATCTTCTGGACCCTCATCACCTTCGTCATCGTCTTCTTCGTCCTTCGGTCGAAGGCGTGGGGACCCATCCTCCAGCTGGTGGAGGAGCGCGAGAAGCAGATTTCGGCCGCCATCGAGAGCGCCAAGCGTGAGCGCGCCGAGGCGGAGAAGCTGCTGGCCGACCAGAAGACGGCCATCGCCGAGGCGCGCCGCCAGGCCGCCGAGGAGACGCGCCGCAACCAGCAGGAGATGGAGAAGTTCCGCGAGGAGCTGATGGCCAAGAGCCGCAAGGAGGCGGAGGAGCTGAAGCTCGGCGCGCGTCGTGAAATCGACGAGCAGAAGGCGAAGGCCATCGCGGAGGTCCGCGCCATGGCGGTGGACCTGGCCATGGAAGTGGCGGGCAAGCTGGTCAACGAGCGCATGGACGACAGCAAGCACCGCGCGCTGGCCGAGCAGTTCGTGCAGGGCCTCCCGCTGACCGGCAACGCCGGCGTGCGCCGCTCGGCCTAG
- a CDS encoding citrate synthase family protein produces the protein MSRRKGGRSQSRFDHRPEEELLTAVRAAALLGVKRATLYTYVSRGLVRCVPEKGTKENRYVRSDLERLKTRHDARAGHAAVASAALRWGEPVIDSSVSRVGAEGLAYRGHSAVTLAMEGRSLEAVAELLWSGTLPQGDVRWPEVKAPFPPSEVARLLPRMTPPLVALAALVPPLGARDSHRFGAPPEKELERARGLLRQLAAWVCVAQAPGRVTRALKARTMAESLAVAWNARDERAPALLNRALVVSADHELNVSTFAARVTASSGADLYACVSAALAAMSGHRHGGACDRVEALLAEIQRPERAADVVRERLRRGESVPGFGHRLYPDGDPRLPPLIEGARALRPEAPGVRIASAVLDAMRVAGHPPPALDYGLVMVADALGLPPGSAATLFAVGRAAGWVAHILEQREQGHLLRPRARYVEPASR, from the coding sequence ATGAGTAGGCGCAAGGGCGGACGCTCTCAATCTCGATTCGACCATCGACCTGAGGAGGAGCTGCTGACGGCGGTGCGGGCGGCGGCCCTGTTGGGCGTGAAGCGCGCGACGCTCTACACGTACGTCAGCCGAGGGCTCGTGCGGTGCGTGCCGGAGAAGGGCACGAAGGAGAACCGCTACGTGCGCTCGGACCTGGAGCGGCTGAAGACGCGGCACGACGCGCGAGCGGGGCACGCGGCGGTGGCGTCGGCGGCGCTGCGCTGGGGCGAGCCGGTCATCGACTCGTCGGTGTCACGCGTGGGCGCGGAGGGGTTGGCGTATCGCGGGCACTCGGCGGTGACGCTGGCCATGGAGGGGCGGAGCCTCGAGGCCGTGGCGGAGCTGCTGTGGTCCGGGACGCTGCCCCAGGGAGACGTGCGCTGGCCGGAGGTGAAGGCGCCGTTTCCTCCCTCGGAGGTGGCGCGGTTGCTGCCGAGGATGACCCCTCCGCTCGTGGCGCTGGCCGCGCTGGTGCCGCCCCTGGGGGCGCGGGATTCCCACCGCTTCGGAGCGCCACCGGAGAAGGAGTTGGAGCGGGCGCGGGGGTTGTTGCGACAGCTCGCGGCGTGGGTCTGCGTGGCACAGGCGCCTGGACGGGTGACGCGCGCGTTGAAGGCGAGGACGATGGCGGAGTCGCTGGCGGTGGCCTGGAACGCCCGCGACGAACGGGCGCCCGCGCTGCTGAACCGGGCGCTGGTGGTGAGCGCGGACCACGAGCTGAACGTGTCGACGTTCGCGGCGCGGGTGACGGCGTCGTCGGGGGCGGACCTGTATGCCTGCGTGAGCGCGGCGCTCGCGGCGATGTCGGGACACCGGCACGGTGGCGCGTGCGACCGGGTGGAAGCGTTGCTGGCGGAGATTCAACGGCCCGAGCGCGCTGCGGACGTGGTGCGGGAGCGGCTGCGTCGGGGAGAGAGCGTCCCGGGCTTCGGACATCGGCTGTATCCGGATGGCGACCCCAGGCTCCCGCCCCTGATTGAAGGCGCGCGCGCGCTTCGTCCGGAGGCGCCGGGGGTCCGCATCGCGAGCGCGGTGCTGGACGCGATGCGAGTGGCCGGACATCCACCGCCCGCCCTGGACTACGGGCTGGTCATGGTGGCGGACGCCCTGGGACTCCCACCGGGCTCCGCGGCCACCCTCTTCGCGGTGGGCCGCGCGGCGGGCTGGGTCGCGCACATCCTGGAGCAACGCGAGCAGGGGCACCTGCTGCGCCCCAGGGCCCGCTACGTGGAGCCGGCCTCCCGCTGA
- the atpB gene encoding F0F1 ATP synthase subunit A produces the protein MRKAMVLFASLFVATAWASDSSGGHGEGHEPSVPEYILHHVSDTNDFELEVPLSQPIHLGAIPPLRIGNCAPRQTEHGLETPSGWGGLAEGCLDLSVTKHTVMMWLAALLLLGTVLVWSNRDKTKLVPRGTGANLIEMLVLFVRDELAIKNIGKEDGPRYVPYLLTAFFFILFMNLLGLVPWMATATGNLAVTAGLAVCTFIVTQAAGIRAAGLGGYLKHLTGGVHPLLWIIMIPVEVLGLFTKPFALTMRLFANMLAGHIVLFFLIGLIFILGHPAVAVVSVPFAFAIYLLELFVAFVQAYVFTLLSALFIGMAVATGHHHDEHGHAEGGASHDHGKAHA, from the coding sequence ATGCGCAAGGCAATGGTGCTGTTCGCCAGTCTGTTCGTGGCCACCGCGTGGGCCTCCGATTCCTCGGGGGGCCATGGCGAGGGGCACGAGCCGTCGGTCCCCGAGTACATCCTCCACCACGTCTCCGACACGAACGACTTCGAGCTCGAGGTCCCGCTCAGCCAGCCCATCCACCTGGGCGCCATCCCGCCGCTGCGCATCGGCAACTGCGCGCCCCGGCAGACCGAGCATGGCCTGGAGACGCCCTCGGGTTGGGGCGGGCTGGCCGAGGGCTGCCTGGACCTGTCCGTCACCAAGCACACGGTGATGATGTGGCTGGCGGCGCTGCTGCTCTTGGGGACGGTGCTCGTCTGGAGCAACCGCGACAAGACGAAGCTGGTCCCGCGCGGCACGGGCGCCAACCTCATCGAGATGCTGGTCCTGTTCGTCCGTGACGAGCTGGCCATCAAGAACATCGGCAAGGAGGACGGCCCGCGCTACGTGCCCTATCTCCTGACCGCGTTCTTCTTCATCCTCTTCATGAACCTGCTGGGCCTGGTGCCCTGGATGGCGACGGCCACCGGCAACCTGGCGGTGACGGCGGGCCTGGCGGTGTGCACCTTCATCGTCACGCAGGCGGCGGGCATCCGCGCGGCGGGCCTGGGCGGCTACCTGAAGCACCTGACGGGCGGCGTGCACCCGCTGCTGTGGATCATCATGATTCCGGTGGAGGTGCTGGGCCTGTTCACCAAGCCCTTCGCCCTCACGATGCGTCTGTTCGCCAACATGCTGGCGGGCCACATCGTCCTCTTCTTCCTCATCGGCCTCATCTTCATCCTGGGCCACCCGGCGGTGGCGGTGGTGAGCGTGCCGTTCGCCTTCGCCATCTACCTGCTGGAGCTGTTCGTGGCTTTCGTGCAGGCGTACGTGTTCACGCTGCTGTCGGCGCTGTTCATCGGCATGGCGGTGGCGACCGGCCACCACCACGACGAGCACGGCCACGCGGAGGGCGGCGCCAGCCACGACCACGGCAAGGCTCACGCCTGA
- a CDS encoding TIGR00266 family protein, giving the protein MAQMHEVDFEIHGDDLQFVEVELDPQEAAVAEAGTLMYMEDGIEMETIFGDGSEKKSGFLGSLLGAGKRLLTGESLFTTVFLNRGGGKRKVAFAAPYPGKIIPVNLGELGGELIAQKDSFLAAAKGVSLGIAFQKKLGTGLFGGEGFIMQRLQGDGLAFIHAGGTLRERTLKPGELLRVDTGCIVAFQPTVDYDIQMVSGIKTAFFGGEGLFFATLRGPGKVWLQSLPFSRLAGRILSAAGPGGAREEGSVLGGVGLGSLLGDD; this is encoded by the coding sequence ATGGCGCAGATGCACGAGGTGGACTTCGAAATCCATGGCGATGACCTCCAGTTCGTGGAGGTGGAGCTGGACCCGCAGGAGGCGGCGGTCGCGGAGGCCGGGACCCTCATGTACATGGAGGACGGCATCGAGATGGAGACCATCTTCGGTGACGGCTCCGAGAAGAAGAGCGGCTTCCTGGGCTCGCTGCTCGGGGCGGGCAAGCGCCTGCTGACGGGCGAATCGCTCTTCACCACCGTCTTCCTCAACCGGGGCGGCGGCAAGCGCAAGGTGGCCTTCGCGGCGCCCTACCCCGGGAAGATCATCCCGGTGAACCTGGGCGAGCTGGGCGGAGAGCTGATTGCCCAGAAGGACAGCTTCCTCGCGGCGGCCAAGGGCGTGTCGCTGGGCATCGCCTTCCAGAAGAAGCTGGGCACCGGCTTGTTCGGCGGCGAGGGCTTCATCATGCAGCGGCTCCAGGGTGACGGCCTCGCCTTCATCCACGCGGGCGGCACGCTGCGCGAGCGCACGCTCAAGCCCGGCGAGCTGCTGCGCGTGGACACCGGCTGCATCGTCGCGTTCCAGCCCACCGTGGACTACGACATCCAGATGGTGAGCGGCATCAAGACGGCCTTCTTCGGCGGCGAGGGCCTCTTCTTCGCCACGCTGCGGGGCCCTGGCAAGGTGTGGCTCCAGTCGCTGCCCTTCAGCCGGCTCGCCGGCCGCATCCTCTCCGCCGCCGGCCCGGGTGGCGCGCGCGAGGAGGGCAGCGTGCTGGGCGGCGTCGGCCTGGGCTCGCTGCTCGGCGACGACTGA